The Bacteroidia bacterium DNA segment TTGGGTTTTTCTGCGATGATTTGCTCTGCTACTTTGTTAAAATCAATTTGTCCTGTGCTCTCTTCTACACCATAAAATACAGGGTTGTAGAGTTTACCTGAAAAATTAACCGGAGAGCCGTGTGTCAGGTGTCCACCGTGCGATAAATTAAATCCTAAGATTTTGTCGCCTGGCTTCAAACAAGCAAGCATAACAGATGCATTGGCTTGTGCACCTGAATGTGGTTGTACATTCGCCCATGCGGCTCCAAAAAGCTTTTTGAGTCTGTCTATTGCTAAATTTTCTACTTCATCCACTACTTCGCATCCGCCATAATATCTGCGTGCCGGTAGCCCTTCAGCATATTTGTTTGTAAGTACACTGCCCATTGCCTCCATTACTTGTTTGCTAACAAAGTTTTCAGATGCAATTAATTCAATTCCGTGCTGCTGTCTTTTCAATTCCTTATTGATAAGACCAAAGACCAATTCATCTCTTTTCATGGTGTGCAAAATTACTCAAATTACTGAAAGAAAATTATTGTGTCGGGATGACTGGATTCGAACCAGCGACCCCTTCGTCCCGAACGAAGTACGCTACCAGGCTGCGCTACATCCCGATTGAGCTTTTATTGCTATGCAATATTAAAATGAATAATCTTCATCCGGTTTGTATTTTTATAAATATATAACCATGATTTGCCGCTTTGTATTAAGTAGTTTTTATTGAAACACAAGTGATAGTTAGGGAAATACCCAAATTGTAAAACTGAAAATATTCAATCAATTGCTTACATAACAAAGTGTATTTTTGCACACTTATTATTTGTAATGGGTTTTAAATCTGGGTTTGTAACAATCATTGGGCGACCAAACGTGGGGAAGTCCACACTCATGAACCATTTCGTGGGTCAAAAACTCTCTATTGTTACGCCCAAAGCATCCACCACCCGCCATCGCATTACCGGAGTGGTTACTGATCAAAACTATCAAATTGTTTTTTCAGATACACCCGGAGTGATTAAAGCCGCATACGAATTACATAATGCAATGATGGACTTTGTTTGGACTGCATTGGATGACAGCGACTTGATTTTGTATATGCTTGAGGTTGATGAGCCTGTGAATGAGCTGATAGTTGAGAAGTTAAAAGAATCCGGATTGCCTGTGTTGGTACTGCTCAATAAAATTGATTTAAGCACTCAGAAGCGTGTGGAGGAGAGGATAGCTACATTGAAACAGCATACTTTGTTTAAGGATGTAATTCCGGTATGTGCGTTACATGGTTTTGATAGCAAGTTGGTGTTGGAGCAGATTGTGAGCTATTTGCCTGAAGGTATGCCTTATTTTCCTGATGACCAAATTACAGACAGAACAGAACGTTTTTTTGTTTCTGAGATTATCAGAGAGCAAATATTTTATCTGTATTCAAAAGAAATACCTTATAGCTGTGAGGTGATTGTAGAAGATTTTAAAGAGCATGAGAATATTATTGATATACGTGCATT contains these protein-coding regions:
- the era gene encoding GTPase Era, with the translated sequence MGFKSGFVTIIGRPNVGKSTLMNHFVGQKLSIVTPKASTTRHRITGVVTDQNYQIVFSDTPGVIKAAYELHNAMMDFVWTALDDSDLILYMLEVDEPVNELIVEKLKESGLPVLVLLNKIDLSTQKRVEERIATLKQHTLFKDVIPVCALHGFDSKLVLEQIVSYLPEGMPYFPDDQITDRTERFFVSEIIREQIFYLYSKEIPYSCEVIVEDFKEHENIIDIRAFIMVEREGQKGILVGKGGAGIKRIGVKSRKELEVFLDKHIFLDLRVKVAEGWRKKDLFLKRFGYKN